The genomic DNA GGAATGGGCTCAAGTTGCCCCCCTAATGGAAAATGTTTGCCACGACCCTGCCGTATCTATCAGAGCGCCATTTTTGCAGAGACTACACCAATTGATAGAAACTGAGACATTGGAAACACCTCAATTGTCTCAAGTGTCAGTGGTGCTATTAAATACAGCTGTCATATACCAGGATAGTCGGTCAAAGGGATTGGTGACCAAGATTTTGGAGACGATTCTTAGAATAGACATGAGATTTTTGGGTAAATACACCCAATTTATCATTGATCAAGTCACTAGCAAGCCCGGATCAAAAGCAGTGGTCAACTATTTGAATCTGCTGGAATGGGTGCACTCTTTTTTAAAAGTTTTGTGTGAAGAGAAGGATCATTTTAACGAATATATTAAGAGTCTCGTAAAAGCACACACCTTTACCACACATGGGATTCAAACAGTCTTGGACGCTCGTGAAACAAAAAGGaattttgttgaagcaCAGAATCAGCATAGAAAGAGGATTCGTCAAGATGTCTTGAATTCTTCTGCCAAAACAATCGTAATCTGCTCAAGATCAGGTCATGATGAACTCGCCACTCATTATGTTAGTGCAATCGCTGATTGCTTGCTAGAGTATAACGAACTGGAACTCCCTGCGTTTGGCGTAGCATTAATGTTTGGTGCCTTAACACAGGCTAGCCTGCAACTTCTCTCTACGAGACCTGCCTTGCATAATTTGctgaaaacaaaatatgCAGAAAAGTATTCGATATTCATTGGTAAGGAAATTGTTCTTTCTAAGAATCCACCTTCCGTCTTTTCTCTGGAAGTATGCTTAAGACCGTTTTTACATGAGTTTGTCAATGAGGAGTATTTCAGCACTCATCTCTTACCTTACATGGAAAAGGCTAATCTCAGAGCGCCAGAAATAAGTTTTAAAATTTCCAGCGAGATTTATTCAGCtataaattcaaaaaaggtAAATCTGGTACATAGCATTGTGACGTCTAAGATCCTGGCGCAAGTGTTTTCgtcattcaaaagttcaaacGAGGCAATTAGGTATGCGGCATTGCATTCAATAATCCAGTTActttcttcaacatcagTTAGTATCACTTCTGAGGAtgatctttcaaaattgattgaaGAAACGTTTAAAAACATGAAATCCAACATGAACTCTGAATACAGACTCTTTGCTAGCCGCATGTTATATTCCATTCCTACCACATACCAAGAGATTAATAGAAAAATAACGCATGAACTTGCGAGCTACATTACAAAGGGTGCAAATGAAGCTACTCTTAATGAAATGCTTAGTGCTTTTTTCGTCCATTACTTTGCACTGGGGGAATCGGTTAAGGAATTCAATGCAGTTATTATGAAGGGCTTTTCGGAAAAAAAGGCtcaattaaagaaattATGGCTATGTTCATATCTGAAGTACTCGACCACAGCTAAAGAAGATATTATTTTAGATTTTCAAAGTGACTGCTTGGAATTCATAAAGGAGACACTCTATGTTCATAGAAACGGCCATTTGAGCACATTGGTTAGCCTCCAGTTTATCGATAGAGTATTCGATAACACTATTCATCAGCTTATACCAAAAGTTCAAGAGTTACTAGATGGAATTCCAGAAGCCCATTTGCTTGGCCATTTGTTCCTTTCGCTAACACTATCGGCTTCAGTAAATGCAAAAGATCGTTTACAATCTGTGGAAATTTTAAAACGATTTTACCAAAGAAGTCCAGAGTCGATCGGTATAAGCATAATAGAATCGTTGGAGCGCAAACTGCAAGGATTTGAAGCCGAGACCGAAGACGTCTTGTGCTATCGGTACATCACCCCTGTTCTAAACGCCATATCACAAAGTGCTGAAAATTCTGCAGAAGTCGAGAAAGTTTTGATCAGATTGTTTACAATTTCTCAATTTCCTAAATTTAATCTGAAGGGGGGTTGGGCTGACCTCGTCCTTAATGCAAAGAACGATCCATCGAAACTGATTGAACAAAACGCGGATGAGATCATAAATAGACTTACGTCTATCATTGTCGATTCTGCAGCAGCTGATTCTGATTTGGGACAATGTGCGATTAAGGGTGCTGCCTATGCTGCCTTCATTAATCCTTCCGCTATTAGTCCAGCACTTTCTAGAACTCTTGAATCGTTTTTGACcttggaagaattttccTCTTTTACCACTGAAGAGCTTCAAATATGGTCAGGAAAAGAAGGTGAATTGGTCATTGACGTATTAGCGAATGATACCTCCAAGCAAAGTGTCAGtaaaaatacaaaagaTTACGAGACATTGAAGtgggaagaagaagttaGAAAAAACCAGGTCAAAAAagcaaacaaaaaattaaGTAAAGAGGAACACGAACTGGTTAAACAACAATTGGCCAAAGAGACTTTAATAAGAGCTAAGATTTCTAAAATCGCACTAAAATTGCGCGGTGGAATCAATCTTATCAATGAATTGACAAAGGGAGCTCAACAGGTTGATAATGGTAGGGATGTGTGGTTTCCCGTTGCTGTTGGAAAATTGTTAACACTTGTCCAACAGCCCAACAGCTTTATTTTGGTTGATGTCTCAGCTGTGAATGCCTTTTTGCACCTTTCAAGCAATATATCTAAAAGACTAGAATCTGCTCGTATTTCTGTTGGTGTGGCAATTCTCAGAGTTTATcaagtgaaaaatattACGAGCAATTATCTGGAAGAGCCATTATCAGAGCTATTATCCAGAGTTCTGTTTAGGGTTAAGTTTGTCTCTGATCAAAGCTCTTTAGATTCTGTTTCTCTCACTTATCTCCTGCCTCTCCTCATATACACCTTAGAAGAAGGCAAGAGAGTGGCACTGAGGAATGCGGACAAACCGGTagcaagaaaagaatttgtCGAAGAAGATAAAGAGGAGGAGCACTTATTATTAGCTATGGATATTATCGCTGTTCATGCAGAACAGTTCGAAGATCCATCCATTCCAAGAATTCCAATCATGAAAGTGCTTCTTTCTCTCTTAGCATTGCCTTCGAAGGCTAAAATTGCCAAAGAATGCTTCAACACACTGTGCCGGAGCATATCTGTTGCACCTACTCAAGAAGATTTGTCTATCCTACTCTCCAGCCTACTATCACCAAGCGATTTTGTTCGTTCAACGGTTATACAAGCTATCGATGAGGAATTTGAGCTCAAatcgatgatgaaattcaCACCCGAAGTTTATATTTGCCGTTATGACTCTAACGAGTCTAACAGAAAGCTCGCTGAATTTATTTGGCAGCTCAATGAATTTGAGATTACAACCGATCTTGTGCAGAAATTACTGACCTTTTTTAAACAATCTGACAGTGGGTTGAGATTGTTTACTGCTAGAGCGTATGCTTCTGGCGTTAGGCATTTGATAGAAAGTGGCCAAAGCTCTCTGTGTGATCTTCTAGGGCCTTTAATGGAGTTTTACTCGGAGAGGGCTCAACCGGTGCAGCCAGTTCTGGACAATTTCGGCTTGGTCGCCATACCAGCTTCCGAAATAAAGGATCCGTGGGAAGAGAGGAGCACAATTGCTATCGCTTTAAGAGCTGTCGTTCCTCTTCTGAGCAACAGCGAAAGTATCACCGTGTCTTTGATTAAATTCTTGGTTCAACAAGGCCCATTAGGTGATAGAGAACCTTTGGTACgtcaagaaatgaaagaagcGGGTATCGAAATCATCACACAACATGGAGCATCAAACGTCGAGCAGCTTATTCCAATTTTCGAAGAATCTTTAAAAGGCGAAAAAGAGACTTcagtaaaagaaaatgtcaTCATACTTTATGGTTCATTGGCAAGACATTTGAATCCCGCCGATGACAGAATAGGTGCTATTATAAATAGATTGGTTGCTACCTTGGACACACCCTCCCCACATGTACAACAAGCAGTTTCTGCTTGTCTTTCACCACTTGTATTTCTGTTTAAATCCAAAGTTGCGAGCTATATAAATGATCTTATGGCACAGCTACTTAATCCATCAGTATCGCTGTCCTATCGGATGGGCGCCGCTTGGGGTATTTCAGGCCTTGTGAAGGGATACGGTATATTGGCATTATCCGAATTTGACATCATACGAAATCTCATTGAGGCCGCAGAAGACAAAAGAGAATCTAAAAGACGAGAGTCTGTGGCGTTCGCATTTGAGAATCTTTCTAAATCATTAGGGAAGTTTTTTGAGCCGTACGTTATCGAAGTACTTCCCAATATCCTAAAAAATTTAGGTGACAGTGTTCCAGAAGTGCGTGATGCAACCGCAAATGCTACCAAGGCAATCATGTCTCACACTACTAGTTTCGGTGTAAAAAAACTGATTCCAGTTGCCGTTTCTAATCTCGATGAGATTTCTTGGAGAACAAAACGGGGATCCGTTGAATTGCTTGGTAATATGGCATATTTGGATCCTACACAACTTTCAGCATCTTTGCCTACAATTGTCCCGGAAATCGTTGGTGTCTTGAATGATTCGCATAAAGAAGTGCGTAAAGCTGCAGatgaatctttgaaacGTTTTGGAGAAGTCATTAGAAATCCGGAAATTCAAAAGCTAGTTCCGACTCTAATAAGAGCAATTGGTGATCCAACCAAATATACGGATGAAGCtcttgattctttgataCAAACACAGTTCGTCCATTACATTGATGGCCCTTCGCTAGCATTAATTATCCATGTTATTCATCGGGGTATGCATGACCGCTCCGCAAATACGAAAAGAAAGGCATCTAAGATTATTGGTAACATGGCCATTTTGGTCGATGCTAAAGATCTAGTTCCTTACTTGCAACAACTGATTGACGAGGTTGAAGTTGCAATGGTTGATCCAGTTCCTGCTACGAGGGCCACAGCGGCACGTGCTTTAGGCGCTTTAGTCGAGAGACTCGGTGAGGAACAGTTCCCAGACCTGATTTCTCGTCTCTTGGATACATTATCCGATGAGTTTAAATCAGGAGACCGCCTAGGATCTGCTCAAGCTCTAGCCGAAGTGATCTGCGGATTAGGATTATCTAAACTGGATGAACTACTCCCTACAATTTTGGCAGGCGCTATGAACATTCGCAGCTATGTAAGAGAAGGATTTATGCCATTGCTACTATTTATTCCAGTGTGCTTTGGCGCTCAGTTTGCGCCTTATATCAATCAGATCATTCAGCCTATTCTTGCTGGTCTTGCTGATAATGATGAGAAAATTCGTGATacttctttgaaagctgGTAAACTGATTGTTAAGAGCTATGCATCGAAAGCTATAGACCTTCTGTTGCCTGGTTTAGAGAATGGAATGTTCGATGAAAATGAGCGCATCAGATTATCTTCTGTTCAGCTGACTGGAGAATTATTATTCCAAGTCACAGGTATTTCCTCAAAGAATGAGTTTAGtgaagaagagcaagaacACAGCGGCGAAATCTCGAAGACAATAGTCGAAGTTCTTGGCCAAAGCCGTCGTGACAGAATTTTGTCTGCCTTATTTGTTTGCAGGAATGACGTTTCAGGTATCGTACGTGCATCAACTGTTGATATATGGAAAGCCCTTGTGCCAAATACCCCTCGTACAGTTAAAGAAATTCTACCAACCCTGATCAACATGGTCGTCGTGCATTTGGCATCATCCTACAGTGCACTGCGAAACATCGCAGCTCAAACTCTAGGTGATATGGTGCGCCGTGTAGGAGGGAATGCTTTATCACAACTATTGCCAACAATGGAGGTCTCTTTGGAAGAAACTTCTAATCCTGATTCGAGACAAGGTGTATGTATTGCTTTACGTGAACTCATCGAATCTTCTTCTGCAGAAGCATTGTCCGAATATCAAGAAACCATTGTCAGCATCATTCGCACCACATTGGTCGATAGTAGCACAACAGTTAGGGAAACGTCAGCCCTCTGTTTTGATGCTTATCAGGAGTGTGTTGGTAGCTTGGCTGTCGATGAGGTTATTCCGTACTTACTGCATTTATTAGAGTCATCGGAAGATTCCGAATGTGCTCTATTGGGTTTGCAGGAAATAATGTCCAACAAATCGGAGGTCATCTTCCCGATTTTGATTCCAACATTATTGGCGCCTCCAATAGATGCATTCAGAGCTTCTGCCCTAGGTTCTTTAGCGGAAGTCGCTGGACCTGCACTATACAAACGTCTCTCTGTGATTATTGATACTCTGGTTAATTCTCTGGTGTCGAAAGATTCAAATGACGAGGTAACAAATgaaagtttgaaaatggCTCTCAATAAAGTATTTTTGTCTGTTACCGAGGAAGGCGGACTACATCCGctgcttcaacaaataGGGTCTCTGCTGAATAGCGAAAACATTGAAAAGCAGGTTATTATTCTAGAATGCGTTCCTGATTTCTTTGAGAACACAATACTGGACTATAGCATATATGCTGTGGATCTGGTCTCAAATGCTATACATTCATTGGAAGATAAGGATCCTAGGATCGTTAAAGGAAATTTCGAACTTTTGTCCGTAATACTAAAGGctcaagaaaaatctgaacTAGAGAGATTCATCAAGCCTGCTAAGCAAGCCTTAAGTTTAACGGGAAAACCTGGATGCGATTTGGCAGGATTTTGTCTTCCAAAAGGGCCAAGTTGTGTCTTACCTATATTTTTGCATGGTTTAATGTACGGGTCTAACGATGAACGTGAGGATTCCGCTCTAGGAATTGCTGATGTAGTCTCCAAGACACCGGCAGCAAATTTGAGACCTTTCGTCAGCACTATAACAGGACCTTTGATTCGTGTAGTTGGAGAAAGGTTCAACAGCGATATTAAAGCGGCCATTCTTTTTGCGCTGAACATCCTTTTTGCCAAGATTCCCCAGTTCTTGAGACCGTTCATCCCACAATTGCAGAGAACATTTGTCAAATCGTTATCTGACCCCTCCAACGAGCTTCTACGTTTACGCGCAGCCAAGGCTTTGGGCACTTTGATTGAGTATCAGCCTAGAGTCGACCCTCTAGTTTTCGAGCTAGTCGGTGGGGCTAAGCAAGCTACTGATGATGGAGTAAAGGCTGCGATGCTCAAGGCGCTGCTGGAAGTTGTTGCTAAAGCGGGGCCAAAGATGAGTGAAGCTTCCAAGCTGAAAGTTGTCGATTTGGCGGAAGGGGAGATGCTGTCTGgaaatgataaaattgcAGTCGCGAATGCTAAATTGATTGGTTCTGTTTCAGAAATATTATCTACTGAGGAAATAAGtaaaattttggaagagaaGGTTTTAAACACTGAGCTAGGTGCAGATGCTGGGAAATTTGGAATTTTAACTTTGAACTCATTTTTGAGAGATGTTCCACTACAGGTACTGGATAAAAGTTTAATCGACGAAACTGTAACATATATCATACGCTGCATTGAGTCAACTAATCCTTATTTTAGTGATAACGGGCTGATTGCAGCGGGAAAGCTACTGCTACTTGAACATGAGAAGAAATCCCCATTTTCAAGGATTGAAATAGATAGCAAGCTTTCCATTGGAGAGGAAAATATCGAATGTTTGGTTAAATCACTATGCAAAGCGACGGTCGGACCTCTCAGTAACTCTCTGGATTCAAGAAGATTAGCATTGATCGTTTTGAGAACTTTGGCTCgattcaaatttgatgaatgtGTAAAGCCTTTCTTGGATATATTGACACCATCTGTCTTCTTTTGTCTGCGTGATACTATAATTCCTATCAAGTTAGCAGCTGAGAAGTCATACCTGGCTATATTCAAGCTTGTTGAAGAGCCCGATATGTCTATATTCAACAACTGGTTCAGTAGTATATCTGCAAATAATACCAGTTTACAAAATGCTGCAGGTGCAGTCATTCAGTTGAGATCTATCAGTGACTACACAAAGAGAGTAGGAATGAGACTAGCTAAAGTTGAGAGAGAAAGGATTGCAGAAGGTGGTGATGCAGAAACCATGTTTAGTGAtagatttgaagatgagCGAGAGATATGGTCAGTAGGTGGAGTTGAATTGAATCAGCAAGTATAACCAACCTTCGAATTATTTTAGAGTAAAAGTTCTTAAATAACCTTTTCTGTaaatacatttttttttatacaAATCACAGTAGGTTTATTCAATCATAGCCTTCTATTTGGTCTCGGAGAAACCACACTACTCTCTCAAGGGGTGAAATCTTCTGCCACCAGCTAATTGTATAATGTCCAGTTGGATGACATCGCAGCATTTCCTCTAACTTCCAGAAACCGTTACAAAGTAATGAAAGTAGTAACACCAACGCTATCTGTTTTAGACGGTGAGTTGTTAGCATTCAGCAGCGGAAAAGTGCTTCTTATTTGTCTAGTTACAAGTTTTATGTTGTATAATGGTAGTGTGATTTTCGTTAACAAttcatttaaaaaatataaaacaATGCGCGAATGAATAAATCGACAAACATCTGATTCATGTGGAAAAAATCCGGGGAGAAtataattttgaacaaaactTGCGGAATAAGTAGAAATAAGGTTTTCGATGAAGTACAAATCTTTAGAATAAACTATGTGCATTGGCGCTGGAAATGTTACCGAAGTCCCTCTTAAAACGAAGCGATTTGATATTGCGAACAATGAAGGATCGGACGCGCCTCCACTAATTCACGGTCACGGGATTCTGAAGACCATTAGGAAATTGACCAATATCAACCCTCAATTACCAAATATGTATACTACTGAGCTTTGCTACCTCAATCTTATCCCTAAACCAACCGGTTTGCCCAATATTTTACTGATTTCTACACATGTCTTCTTATGATTACACGTCGTCTATCTGGTTGATACGCACGTAGTACTCCTGTATGAATATCGATAATGCACTGAAAAGCTATATGTTAGGCATATCTAGACATCGAACACAACAAGTGCTtatatttgcaaaatatgagattcatttttttatgaaaAGCTACACCTCGAAGCGCGCAATAAAGATATGCCAGAATTATTCCCaattacaaaattttttgattgtccttctcaattttttgaagcctTAAAGATTCGTCCTCTTCAATCAGTTCTTTTATTagttcatcttcctcttctgtCAATCCTGTTATGTCCTGAGTGGGGATATATTCTGCATCCATCCTGACGCTTGGTGCACCTTGTAGATACCTTATACTCTCCAGGCATCGTATTCGAATAtcttccaaatatttcttgcTATTTCTATTTTCATATAAGTCGTCAAGAACAGGATATAATGAGAAATCCGGACCAAATGAATCGCGAAATGGAATCTCTTCCGGTATATCTTTGGGTAATAAAACATTATTCAGAATACCTGTTTCGTAAGTCCATAATCGAGATACGTTTCGTGGGGTATAACCTCCACCACCGACAACTAACATAGGAATGCCAAATGACCGAACAAATTTGACACATTCACCATGGGCCTTTATATTTAAATTGAAGCATCCCAATCTATCATGACCTAAGGAGTCAGCACCACACTGCTGAATGATCACTGTAGGTTTGAAAGACGTTATTAAAGGATCAATAATCGActtgaagagattgatataggaatcatcatcaatacCATCTTCTAAGGGAACATTCACTGTATAATGCTTACCTCTAGCACATCCAATCTCATCATAATTGCCCGTGCCTGGAAAGAATTCACCATTATATTTGTGAAAGGAAATTGTATAAACTCGATCCGTAGTATAGAATGCTTCCTGTACACCGTCGCCATGGTGCAGATCAATATCTATGTATAGTACCCTTGGATGATATCGCAGTAGATTAATCACAGCCAATACAATGTCATTAACGTAACAAAACCCGGAGGGATTGTTTTTCTTGGCGTGATGAAGGCCACCAGACCAATTAATTGCGATATCTGATTGATTATTTATTAGCTTCCTGCTGGCATCCAGCGAGGCACCAGTGTACAAGGTACTGTACTGATatatgttttgaaaaatgggacAGTCATCACCGATGTTGAACTTTTCCAAAGTACCTCTCGGTAGCCTACTGAGGTTGTCCGGAGTAACTTTTTGCATGAAATTTATATAATCTTCAGAATGGAACTCTAACATCTCTTCTTTAGTAGCCTTTCGAGTGTGATACAAATCCATTATATTATGCATTCCATATGAAGACACTAGATGATCCGTCAACATTAATCGGAATGGTTTCATCGGATGTCTGACACCATAATGATAATGTGATACCAAAGGATTGAAGTGGTAGGAAACTTTCGGGCAGTATGCTGATCCAAACTCAAATAACGGTTGTGCATTTTTGGTCTTTATGTCGTACGAAAAAGTGCTAGTCATCGCTTTTAACCCTAGTGGCTGAAAACCAATTCATTGATGAGTTATTATTAAATTAGGTACTTTCAGCATTTTGCagttttgatatttcaattaACAACTGCAATTTATCACGTGCTAATTAGCGTGTCTTGACCTCATTTAATGCCATACAATCCTAGATGTCTCATTCTAAGCTGACATTAAGTAACCAGGTCTTTGCTTCAAGAAGACCTCGAAagcattcaattgaactGTTTCATTTGGCGCATTAAGAGGCGTGCCACAGTCTCGTTTCAAATATGCAGCAGCAAGCATTGAAAGATAGAAAAAATGTGAGGATACGAAAATATTTAGGTGCTTCACTTTTTAATTTTGGGAATCAGCATGGATTTGAATCAACAATTGAATAACTAGGTgccttttttcatcaataaatTAATATATAACAAGAGTTATAAGCGCCGAAGTACAAGAGATCTGAAACCGACACGCCATTTTtctgaacaaaaaaaaaaagactgaGATACATAAAGATGTCAACTGAGCAAGTTTTGAGGTTTTTAATTACAAACCACGAGAATCTGCTACTAGCACCACTCTATGGCGATTTgagatcaattttttgtgTATACCTGTCGTGTTTCCAGGATGACGACATCTTGGCGGCAACCTTTCAgctattttcaaaagctttgCAAGACATTTGTGATATTGCAGATGGTTCTTTAGCTCTCAATTCCCAAGCCGGCGAGATGTATCAGAATTCTAGAGTAGAGTTTATTGATGTATCGCTATTGAAGCTCATGCATGAAAAGATCAACTCACTGGGGGGTGAAAGGATAAAACGCAGGGATTTCGATACAGGTCACCATTTAACTGGCTCACATCTTGAGAGAATGTTGTGTATTTTGAATCAGGACGCGAATGAGAATAAAAGTGAGAATATCCTATTGAGaaagcttcaaaaattattaAGTACTTGTCCTGGATCCATACAATTGGCGAAGGAAAGAGAGCAACATATTTCTAAGACGGTGGGATACATTCCAATATGTACAAATGAAAAGCATAAAGCGCTTTTAGCTACTATTGTGCCTACCTCTGCTCACGAACTTGGGTCAATTCCAGGTTTCAAACTGTCACAGGCAAAAGTAAATTGTCCAGGATTAATTGATTGTTTACAACGCAAGAAGCATTTCATTCCAAATATCAAACCTCATACGGATATTTCTTTAGGAGATTGCTCATATTTGGACACCTGCCATAAACTGAATTCATGTCGATATACGCATTATCTGCAATATATCCCAGAGAACCTTTGCAAAACAATTTCAGCAGAAACTAAACTTGCTAATAAGCTGAAtgaaaaccaaaaaaattaccCTTTTTACACACATGGTAATTGCTGTTCCAATTTTGTGAAACAAGATTTACCAGAACAGTGGATTCAATGTGATGTTcgaaaatttgattttacAGTGCTTGGAAAATTTTCGGCAGTAATTGCGGATCCTGCGTGGAACATTCATATGAATTTGCCATATGGGACATGtaatgataatgaattACTAGAACTACCTTTTGAGACGTTACAGGACGAGGGTATTCTGTTTCTATGGGTTACCGGACGTGCAATCGAGATGGGTAAAGAATTCTTAACCAAATGGGGGTATATCGTTCTCCATGAAATATCATGGGTCAAAACAAATCAGCTAAGTCGTACTATTGTCACAGG from Zygotorulaspora mrakii chromosome 7, complete sequence includes the following:
- the GCN1 gene encoding Gcn1p (similar to Saccharomyces cerevisiae GCN1 (YGL195W); ancestral locus Anc_8.155); its protein translation is MPLESEWAQVAPLMENVCHDPAVSIRAPFLQRLHQLIETETLETPQLSQVSVVLLNTAVIYQDSRSKGLVTKILETILRIDMRFLGKYTQFIIDQVTSKPGSKAVVNYLNLLEWVHSFLKVLCEEKDHFNEYIKSLVKAHTFTTHGIQTVLDARETKRNFVEAQNQHRKRIRQDVLNSSAKTIVICSRSGHDELATHYVSAIADCLLEYNELELPAFGVALMFGALTQASLQLLSTRPALHNLLKTKYAEKYSIFIGKEIVLSKNPPSVFSLEVCLRPFLHEFVNEEYFSTHLLPYMEKANLRAPEISFKISSEIYSAINSKKVNLVHSIVTSKILAQVFSSFKSSNEAIRYAALHSIIQLLSSTSVSITSEDDLSKLIEETFKNMKSNMNSEYRLFASRMLYSIPTTYQEINRKITHELASYITKGANEATLNEMLSAFFVHYFALGESVKEFNAVIMKGFSEKKAQLKKLWLCSYLKYSTTAKEDIILDFQSDCLEFIKETLYVHRNGHLSTLVSLQFIDRVFDNTIHQLIPKVQELLDGIPEAHLLGHLFLSLTLSASVNAKDRLQSVEILKRFYQRSPESIGISIIESLERKLQGFEAETEDVLCYRYITPVLNAISQSAENSAEVEKVLIRLFTISQFPKFNLKGGWADLVLNAKNDPSKLIEQNADEIINRLTSIIVDSAAADSDLGQCAIKGAAYAAFINPSAISPALSRTLESFLTLEEFSSFTTEELQIWSGKEGELVIDVLANDTSKQSVSKNTKDYETLKWEEEVRKNQVKKANKKLSKEEHELVKQQLAKETLIRAKISKIALKLRGGINLINELTKGAQQVDNGRDVWFPVAVGKLLTLVQQPNSFILVDVSAVNAFLHLSSNISKRLESARISVGVAILRVYQVKNITSNYLEEPLSELLSRVLFRVKFVSDQSSLDSVSLTYLLPLLIYTLEEGKRVALRNADKPVARKEFVEEDKEEEHLLLAMDIIAVHAEQFEDPSIPRIPIMKVLLSLLALPSKAKIAKECFNTLCRSISVAPTQEDLSILLSSLLSPSDFVRSTVIQAIDEEFELKSMMKFTPEVYICRYDSNESNRKLAEFIWQLNEFEITTDLVQKLLTFFKQSDSGLRLFTARAYASGVRHLIESGQSSLCDLLGPLMEFYSERAQPVQPVLDNFGLVAIPASEIKDPWEERSTIAIALRAVVPLLSNSESITVSLIKFLVQQGPLGDREPLVRQEMKEAGIEIITQHGASNVEQLIPIFEESLKGEKETSVKENVIILYGSLARHLNPADDRIGAIINRLVATLDTPSPHVQQAVSACLSPLVFLFKSKVASYINDLMAQLLNPSVSLSYRMGAAWGISGLVKGYGILALSEFDIIRNLIEAAEDKRESKRRESVAFAFENLSKSLGKFFEPYVIEVLPNILKNLGDSVPEVRDATANATKAIMSHTTSFGVKKLIPVAVSNLDEISWRTKRGSVELLGNMAYLDPTQLSASLPTIVPEIVGVLNDSHKEVRKAADESLKRFGEVIRNPEIQKLVPTLIRAIGDPTKYTDEALDSLIQTQFVHYIDGPSLALIIHVIHRGMHDRSANTKRKASKIIGNMAILVDAKDLVPYLQQLIDEVEVAMVDPVPATRATAARALGALVERLGEEQFPDLISRLLDTLSDEFKSGDRLGSAQALAEVICGLGLSKLDELLPTILAGAMNIRSYVREGFMPLLLFIPVCFGAQFAPYINQIIQPILAGLADNDEKIRDTSLKAGKLIVKSYASKAIDLLLPGLENGMFDENERIRLSSVQLTGELLFQVTGISSKNEFSEEEQEHSGEISKTIVEVLGQSRRDRILSALFVCRNDVSGIVRASTVDIWKALVPNTPRTVKEILPTLINMVVVHLASSYSALRNIAAQTLGDMVRRVGGNALSQLLPTMEVSLEETSNPDSRQGVCIALRELIESSSAEALSEYQETIVSIIRTTLVDSSTTVRETSALCFDAYQECVGSLAVDEVIPYLLHLLESSEDSECALLGLQEIMSNKSEVIFPILIPTLLAPPIDAFRASALGSLAEVAGPALYKRLSVIIDTLVNSLVSKDSNDEVTNESLKMALNKVFLSVTEEGGLHPLLQQIGSLLNSENIEKQVIILECVPDFFENTILDYSIYAVDLVSNAIHSLEDKDPRIVKGNFELLSVILKAQEKSELERFIKPAKQALSLTGKPGCDLAGFCLPKGPSCVLPIFLHGLMYGSNDEREDSALGIADVVSKTPAANLRPFVSTITGPLIRVVGERFNSDIKAAILFALNILFAKIPQFLRPFIPQLQRTFVKSLSDPSNELLRLRAAKALGTLIEYQPRVDPLVFELVGGAKQATDDGVKAAMLKALLEVVAKAGPKMSEASKLKVVDLAEGEMLSGNDKIAVANAKLIGSVSEILSTEEISKILEEKVLNTELGADAGKFGILTLNSFLRDVPLQVLDKSLIDETVTYIIRCIESTNPYFSDNGLIAAGKLLLLEHEKKSPFSRIEIDSKLSIGEENIECLVKSLCKATVGPLSNSLDSRRLALIVLRTLARFKFDECVKPFLDILTPSVFFCLRDTIIPIKLAAEKSYLAIFKLVEEPDMSIFNNWFSSISANNTSLQNAAGAVIQLRSISDYTKRVGMRLAKVERERIAEGGDAETMFSDRFEDEREIWSVGGVELNQQV
- a CDS encoding uncharacterized protein (similar to Saccharomyces cerevisiae YGL194C-A; ancestral locus Anc_8.154) yields the protein MLTTHRLKQIALVLLLSLLCNGFWKLEEMLRCHPTGHYTISWWQKISPLERVVWFLRDQIEGYD
- the HOS2 gene encoding histone deacetylase HOS2 (similar to Saccharomyces cerevisiae HOS2 (YGL194C); ancestral locus Anc_8.153), with amino-acid sequence MTSTFSYDIKTKNAQPLFEFGSAYCPKVSYHFNPLVSHYHYGVRHPMKPFRLMLTDHLVSSYGMHNIMDLYHTRKATKEEMLEFHSEDYINFMQKVTPDNLSRLPRGTLEKFNIGDDCPIFQNIYQYSTLYTGASLDASRKLINNQSDIAINWSGGLHHAKKNNPSGFCYVNDIVLAVINLLRYHPRVLYIDIDLHHGDGVQEAFYTTDRVYTISFHKYNGEFFPGTGNYDEIGCARGKHYTVNVPLEDGIDDDSYINLFKSIIDPLITSFKPTVIIQQCGADSLGHDRLGCFNLNIKAHGECVKFVRSFGIPMLVVGGGGYTPRNVSRLWTYETGILNNVLLPKDIPEEIPFRDSFGPDFSLYPVLDDLYENRNSKKYLEDIRIRCLESIRYLQGAPSVRMDAEYIPTQDITGLTEEEDELIKELIEEDESLRLQKIEKDNQKIL